One Eurosta solidaginis isolate ZX-2024a chromosome 5, ASM4086904v1, whole genome shotgun sequence DNA segment encodes these proteins:
- the LOC137252129 gene encoding probable ATP-dependent RNA helicase ddx42 yields the protein MDNFDVSAKFKLISTNLNSVPPYDGNENALLGFVERIDLMIPTLESFPDDLQVLLIGNIKDKIVGNARRSLLINGNPHTWELVRKVLVDNHGEKNSVDEIIDKIRSCRCESTIEHFYNQLNTLLCRLNNALQLSNTKIAGINYESNGRIALNSFKHGLPEPVKSIIVSRNPKDLKSAYDIIKSNGYLKYNDRHSFFNNNNSRYKQQNRTNRFSSELYNTNNSNVQNNMSNKNDLQFNNNVSRGHYYNNHNDARFQQQLGQHSRNGLHPNASVQSRLYSNSSGQTNRSQNPYRESSFIPNTIKTQFNGDPGQATVEPMELGVNENNQDFQLAPQENYLI from the coding sequence ATGGATAATTTTGATGTTAGTGCTAAATTTAAGCTTATTTCAACTAATCTTAATAGTGTTCCACCGTATGATGGGAATGAAAACGCCTTGCTAGGGTTTGTAGAGCGAATAGATTTGATGATACCAACTTTAGAATCTTTTCCGGATGATTTACAAGTTTTACTTATAGGAAATATAAAAGATAAAATCGTTGGTAACGCTAGACGGTCATTGTTAATTAATGGCAATCCTCATACTTGGGAGCTAGTCAGGAAAGTTCTAGTAGATAATCACGGAGAGAAAAACTCTGTTGATGaaattattgataaaattagGTCTTGCCGATGCGAATCAACAATAGAACATTTTTATAATCAACTTAATACATTATTATGTCGTTTAAATAATGCCTTGCAACTCAGTAATACTAAGATTGCTGGTATTAATTATGAAAGTAATGGGCGAATTGCTTTGAACTCTTTCAAGCACGGCTTACCAGAGCCAGTCAAAAGTATTATAGTTAGTCGAAATCCCAAAGATTTGAAAAGTGCTTACGATATTATAAAATCTAATGGGTACTTAAAATATAATGATCGGCAtagtttttttaataataataatagtagatacaaacaacaaaatagaACAAACAGATTTTCGAGCGAGTTGTACAATACAAATAACAGTAACGTACAAAATAATATGAGTAACAAAAACGACTTACAATTCAACAACAATGTTAGCAGAGGTCATTATTACAATAATCATAATGATGCCCGTTTTCAACAACAATTAGGACAGCATAGTAGGAATGGCTTGCATCCAAATGCTTCAGTACAGTCGAGGTTATATTCTAATAGCAGTGGTCAAACAAATCGATCACAAAATCCATATCGTGAAAGTTCTTTTATTCCGAATACTATTAAAACGCAATTTAATGGAGATCCTGGGCAGGCAACAGTCGAACCAATGGAATTGGGTGTTAATGAAAATAATCAGGATTTTCAACTAGCCCCACAAGAAAATTACCTTATATAG